The DNA window CTTCAACAAAAATGTAATCTGCATTTGATATGGTCTCTCTTTTGGACAGTGTAAGTGAAAGCATTTCATCGGAAAGCTCTCTGTTTTCACAGGTATTAAAGCTTACTTCATTGTCAAGCAGTACCATCGCAACAGCCAAAAAATCACTGTTATTTCCAAACAGCTTGTCTGCAAACTCTTTTATATTTACTGTTTTAAGTGGATTAGAAAGAGCAGAGAGAATAAGACGAAACAGTTTTTGACTGTCAAATACTTCGTCAAAGCTATGTATTTTTTTCATTATACAACCTCACTATCCATTGATTTAAAGCTAACCATTGTTTTAAGGTGCATGGCATTTTCCTTTTGTAACCTTAATAATTGCTCACATTCAAGCTCAAGTAAGAGGTTTTCATCAGTAAAAACACCTTTGTTATAAGCTGCATCAATGATTGCCATATTTAAGGTTTTGTCAAAATCATCCCCCATACATACAGCGAAACCTTTTGTGCCGTAAAGTTCTATAATGCACTCAGTAACAATTACCTCTCCAATGTAAAAAAGGCTTTGCTTAACAGGTTCACGCATCTTTATCATGGTTAAGGTTTTGGTTGGCTCTTTTATAATGGTAATATTATAATTTTCCTTTATTTTGTCAGCCATTTTGGCTATTATCTTGCTTTTGGCATTTGCCATAATTTTAAATAATCGTTGTTTTGTCATAATCTGCACCTTATTAAATATATTTTTTCTTAATAGTAGTAAATAAAAGCTCAATTAAATAGGCGTATACGAACACCAACAAAATGGCAAGTCCTGCTGTTCCGTATTCATACCCTTGCATTGAGTTTGTAATTGCATAGCCAATACCACCTGCTCCTACCATACCTAAAATTGCACTTTCCTTAAAGTTGATTTCAAAACGAAGTCCGCTCCAGGCGATGATTTGACTAAGTGCAGATGGTAAAACAGCAGAAAAGAAAATTTGCAATTTACTTGCACCTGTAACTTCTAAAGCTTCTATGGTTTCATTTGGTACATTTTCAAAGCTCTGTGAAAATGCCTTTGAAAAAAATGCAATTGCGTGGACTGATAAGCCTACAACACCCGGCACGGGACCCAGTCCAAGACAAACAAGAGCTAACAACACCCATACAGGAGTTGGAACAGCTCTAAGGAATGTAAAAAAGGAAGAGAGAAGTGTTGTAACAATTCTGTTTTTTACCAGGTTTCTTGCGGAAAAAGCACCGAATATGATTCCGATAATAATGCTATATATCGTTGCTAATATAGTGATAGAAAGAGTTTCTAAAAACGCAATTAAAGTAAAGTCAAAGTTTTTTAGTGATAACTGAGATAGCTTTCCAAATATAATACCAAGGTCTCCTATACGGGATATAAGCTTTATCCAATTTACATCAAGAGGTATAAAGGATAACAATGAAATAGCAAGAGTTGCTATTAAAAATGTGTTAATAACTCTGTCTTGCGATTGTTTCTTGATTCTTATTTTTCCCCTTTTACATACCTTTGTTTGTGGCAAAATGTTTATTGCTTTTATTGCAATTTCACTCATTTTCCATTACCTTCTTTCTTAAATATCCTGTTAATAAATCAACGATAATTATCGTTGCGGCAATTATTAAAATAATGCCTGCAGCTGTCTGATACTTAAATGATTTCAGATATGAAAACAGTACAAGTCCAATACCACCTCCGCCCACCATACCAACAATGGTAGAGGCTCTTATATTTACCTCAATGCAGTACAAAAACCACGATAAAAAGTGCTGCATACAAGAGGGTATAATGCTTTGAAATACTCTTTGTGGAAAGGTTGAACCTACAACCAATAGTCCTTCCGTGCTGTCGGTAGAAACCTCGTCAATACTTTCAATGAATGCTCTTGTCATAAATGCAAAGGTGGTAATCACAAGAGCCATAAAACCAACACCCGTACCAATACCCAAGGCTGAAAACAATATAAATGCCCATACAAGATCGGGAATGTTACGGAGAAAGGTTGCGATTGCCCGAATTACCATACTTGCTTTTGGGAAAGGTGAGACCTTTTCACTGCCAAATAGTGAGGCTACAAATGCAAATATTCCGGCTACAAATGTAGAGCTTATAGCTAAGCAAAGGGTAACAAATATTGCCTCAAATATTCCCGTAGGCTTTGTAAGTGTTGGTGGCAAAAAGTCATTTGCAATAAAACGGAAAACCTCTGATGAGGACATAACTACTTTAATGGGATTAAATTTTATTAAGTATGTAGCAATACAAAAAAGTGCTGTCACTACAAGCAAAAAGTAAGTATAAAAGTTTTTTTCACGGTTATTTATAAGAGAAACTTTATTTGTTTTACGCATGTTTTAGTTCCTCGCGTATCATTAAGTTTTCTATTTTGGTACTATAAATTCGTTCAATGGTTGCATTGTCAAGTTTATCCGGTGTACCATCAAATACAATTTTGCCTTTTGAAAGTCCGATAATTCTAGTTGCGTATTTAAGTGCCACGTCAATTTGATGCAGATTTACTATGCAAGTGATATTTCGCTTTTTTGCCATATTAAAAACCATATCCATTATGATTTTAGAGGTTGAAGGGTCAAGAGAAGCAATAGGCTCATCACAAAGAATAATTTTTGGGTCTTGCATAATAGCTCTTGCAATTCCAACTCTTTGTTTTTGACCACCCGAAAGTTCGGAGGCACGATTGTAAATGTAATCACCAAGCTCAATTTCATTTAGCAGCTCAATGGCTTTTAATTTATCTTCTTCACTGTAAAAACCAAATACACCTTTTATACCTTTCATATATCCGAGCCGTCCGTGCAGAACATTTTGAATAACAGAAAGCCTATAAACAAGGTTATAGTGCTGGAAAATCATAGCAACCTTAAGCCTTAGAATTCTGAGGAATTTACCCTTTTTGTTGGTGATTTCATCTCCATCAACAGTAATAGTACCTGATGATAATTCAATCAGCTTATTAAGAGATCGAAGCAGTGTTGACTTACCGGAACCTGATGGACCGATAACAACCACAAATTCACCTTCTCCAATATCAAATGAAATATCATTTAATGCAACAACACCATTTGGGTATTTTTTTGTTATATTTTTAGCTGCTAAAACTTTTTTTTGCATAAGTCACCTCAAAATTTCAGGTGGGGCAGCATCCCCACCCGTAGCTTTTATTATTTGTTCAACTGTCTGTTAAGTTCAATAATGTTTTTGTAATCATCTACGGTGCAAGGCACAAATCGAGCTGTTTTATCACCAATTACTTTTTCAAAATAATTTTCATTTGCATATGATAGGATAAAGTTTTTAACCTTTTCCTTAACTTCGTTTGGTAAATCACTGCGAATTGCCATTGGCTCAGAGGGAATAGGTTCGGAGGAATAAATAACTCTTACATCGCTTTCCTTTGCATTGCCGGCTTTGATTTCAGAGGCTAAAATTGCATTAGAGATTGGTGCTATATCAACATCACCCTTGATAACAGCTTGAAGTCCTGCTTGGTGTTTGCCAGAAAAACTAACTGCACTGAAAAATTTACCGTTTGTATGAAGGCTATCCATATCTAACTTTTCATTGGGAAAGTTTTTCATAATTTCAGCGGAAGGTATCATATTACCGCTTGTAGAGTTAGGGTCAACGAATGCCATAGTCTTTCCTTTAATATCTTTAATTGATTGAATGGCACTGCTTGCCTTAACAATTAAAACAGATTTATATGTAGCGTTTGCTTTGTCACCACCCTTCGCTTTCATACCAACAGCCTCTGCTTTTGCCCTGTCATAAGCTAAACAGAAAGAGAGAGGACCAAAGTATGCCATATCAATTTTTTTTGTTCTCATACCCTCAATAACAGCGTTGTAATCGCTTGCCTGATATTCAACAACTTCCATGCCAAGTGCCGCTCCTAGATCTTTTGCCATACCTTGACGAGCATCTGCGTTTTGTTCAGTTGATTCATTAGGAAGATAAGCTACTGTGAATTTTTCGTTTGTCTTTGAGTTGTTACTGGTTGACAGTATGTTACTATTGCATGCTGCCATTGATAATGCAAGTGCCGAGATGATTCCAAAAGTAAGTAATTTTTTCATATATACTCTCCTTATTTTCAATTTACATTTTTAATTATATGGGGGCTTATAGAAATCTAAAAGGCAAGTTTGGTAAAGTTTATGTTATCTTTTAGTAAAATGATTTTTTGTCTTTTTTATCCCGAAATAAGGGCAAAAATTTATATGATGTAGGGTGAACTAAAAAAGAGGATGGTTTTCCGTTAGCTTTGAAGGCAAACTAAATACCAAACGGCAAATTACAAGCCGTATCGATATACCTCTATATGGGCTGGAGATATAAATGATGATAATGCTATCGATTTGAAAGCCAGTATGTCTTTGACAAATAGTTTTAATAGCTTTAAAGGATATAGCCGATATATTGCTAATGCAACCAATCAAGTACTTCAAGAGGCAGACCTTGCTCATCTGCTGCAGTTTACTATTTACACTTTTAAAATACCTATGATATAATAAACCACAATACTTATCTAAAAATTGTGAATGGTGGTATTTTTATGAAAGAAGCAATCCTCTTTACATGTGTAATTTTAACATTAATATTATTGCTTGTATCATGCTCTGAAACCCTTCCAAACACTCCTGAACCTACAAATAAAACTGTTGAAGAATCTTCTAAAGATGCTAAGATATCTATATATTCTCCTATGACTTTATCAAGCAACAATATGTACCCTTTAAATGGCAATAACCAGTATCTTAGACTGAGAATGGTTGCGGGAAAATACTCAGAGGACTGGAACCCAGGAGCTTATATGGGTACTCTCTGGGAAGGCAAATATATTATTGAACTAGCAGATGAAAGTGGAAACACTATTACCCAAACTGACTTAAGTAAATATTTTAAAGAACCTTTAGTTTTTAATTCTTCATTTGACATTCAATTTGATGATTATAATAACGATGGGGATTTAGATTTTACTTTAGGTCAGTATGCTACAAGTAATGGTAATGACTTCAAATTGTTTACTTTAAGGAAAAATGGAAATGTAGAAGAGCTATCTATTAAGGATTACCCAACATTATTCATAAGCAAAAAAACCGGTTATTATTCTACAAAACTTACAAAGGTTAGCAACATAACATTCAGTAAACAGTACTACGATAATTCAAAGCAGAAAAATTTTGAAGACATATTCAAATGGGACGGAAAAGAATTCATTCATATTAAAAGTCAAGAACTAAAGGAGAACAATTAATGCTGATTTTTACCAAAAGCATAGATATAATAAAATTCCTTGACAAAGTGTCTGGATAATACGGTATGGTTGCTGACTTGGGTATCTGAGATTATATTTCATAATCAAATATCCGCTCTTATTGGTTTCTTATTTATTGACATATATTCAACATATATAGGCATAACTGTAACAGCAGTAGGAGTGTGTGTATTTATTGTAGAGCAACAATTTTTATGAAAAGTTCTTGGAGAGTAGGTATAGATAAAAACACAAAGACAACCCTTGTAAATACTTTTTGATCTTTTGAGTTTTAAGCATGAACAATAATTTCTTCAGTTGATATTAATTTTTGAATCTTGAGTTTTCATAGTTAAATGGTATGCTTGTTCCAATAACTACATCTTCGATTTTATTAATTATCAGCCAATCATCCATATTCCCTTGATGGTCAAAATCCAAAGGCTTTATTTCTTCTACCTCTGAAAATTCAACTAAACACAGACATTTTTTATGCCACCTTGATTTTTGCTTCTCTGATAAACTAAGTTTGTCTTGATTAGCCTCAAGGATTTTAATTATCTCATCATCAGTTAGCTTTGTATAATTCTGTACATTTACAACTTTTGCCTTAGCAGAAATTTTCCCGGTTCCTTTTTTCATGAAGTACAAGACTTCACCTTGAAAAACCCGGCTATGAGGAATTTTTCTACCTGATGCTCCACGTATGATCATAGTTTTTGAACCATTTAGAATTTTTTCCAGGACCATTTCCTTATCATCGCAATAAACAAGATGTACCATTTATTCATCTCCTTTTAACCTTTTTTCACAATCGGCACCTCTCTTTTATTACACAAAAATGAGAGATAATAACAACATGAAAATTATCAAACATAGCATTACTTAGCAATTTTCTTTTTTATTTCAACTAATTCAACCTTATTCTTAAAATCTTCCTTACCCAATACTTCAATGCCATTCTCTATTTTTTCAAGTTTTTGCCTTGTCTCAGTACGGAATTCAGTTAAATCAGCTGTTTGCTCATTAATAGCAATTACCTTCTGCTTTATATCGGACACATCAATTTTTATCTCTTTAACGTCACTTGACAATTCCTCAAGTATTTTTAAAATTTTCCCATCCATAAATTATCAATCTCCAAAGACATTATATCCTGAAATCCAGATATTCATCAAGTACTTTATCTTTAATCCCATTCCTATTTTTGAAATATGCGTGTATATAACCTCCACAATAAAGCACTATTTAATATTCCGATTAAGACATTGGTATACTAAATCCAAATACAAAAATTGAAGTATTTAATAATTTGCTGCAGTAACTTCATATACTTATCTTGATGTGTTAAGTGCAAAATGTCCCAATAAAAACCACAATTGGGACATTTCCCAACAACAAACCTATCCGGCAGGAACTGATCGCATGATTCACAGTAGGCTTGTTCTATGGTTTTCTTATAAATATATCCACTGTTTAATAGATTAGTGAAGAAGTCCTGAACAAAACTACTATGATAGGGATCATTTGTTTGATTATACAAGTCATAAGAAAATCCGAGTTTGTCAAAACACCCCTTGAAGTCATTGTGGTAACGGTTAGCAATTTGTTCAGGTGAGACACCTTCCTTGTTAGCCCTAATCTGAATTGGTGTACCGTGGCAATCACTTCCTGACACATAGCACACATTATATCCTTTCAATCTGAAATATCTTGCGAGAATATCACCTGGCAACAAAGCAGCAATATGACCGATATGGAGTGACCCATTTGCATAAGGCCAAGCTCCTCCAATAAATACGTCCATTGATTACACCTCCTAAAATTTACATGCTATATTAGTCGTCAAAAATGCAAATAAAAAAACCCTCACCTCCAGGTATTATCCTGGGGACGAGAGCATTATACTTCGTGTTACCACCCCGGTTCACTGATGACTTACGAACATCAGCCTCAACAAGTACGTCAGAACAAATGAATTCTGGTTATACTCTGGCACTATAACGGGTGCAACCGTCGCAGCCTAAGTCAATTAAACATTCGGTGCGAGTGCTCCGAGACCATGTTCAGCTATCTATTCTTTACCCCTTCTCAGCTTCCCGGGGTTCTCTGGAAAAGACGTTAACAGCTTACTCTTCTCATCATTGCATTAGTAGTATTACATTTTATTTTAATACGGATAACTTTGCCAGTCAATATACAAATTATTCATTTAGTGGTTTGTAAATTGCAATAATAATTGGTTTAAGTCTTCAACAGAACCTTTGGAAAGTGTGTATGCTTCTCTTGTCCCATTTTTGTATATCCAACCATTGCTTTGACTAATGTAAAGAAAGTATTCCACTTTTTGATTATCAGAGTATTGGAAATACACAAAATATGGGGGTGCCTTTAATTCTGATGGAATATTATTTATTGGTGTTCCTGTTTCAATGGCAGTTATAAAAATCTTAATGTCATCAGGCTTGTCAAAAACATTTTCACTATCATTTCTCCCTTTGACTGTAACCTTAACAAGTTCTGTATTTTGAGAAGTTGCATTTTCTGATATTGGTGTTGTTTTCAGGACTATAGAACTTTCTTTTGCATTTTCTGTACTCTGATTATCTGAACAGCCTGAAAAAGCAACAGCAAATAAAAAGCATATTGCTAAAAGCATAGGGATAATGAACTTCTTTATCATCTCCATTTTTATTTTCTCTTTATTAGACTAAAAACATTTCTAATAAGTTTCTTTAAAATCAATTTTAGTGTCTTTTTAAGCACATTAAAATCATAACATTTTATGGCATGCTGTAAAAGGTGTAATCCTTCTTTTATCTATGGCTGTATGCTTATAGAGAATAGGGTATACAAAACACTCCATCTCTTGTTGAGAAGAGTAATTTCTCCATCTGAAAGGAGGGTGATGCCTACATGTCAACTAATAAACAAGCCAGCAGACTAAATAATGGAGAAGGAGCGGTTCACTGTGAACCGCTCCTTTAGTATACCTAATAAAACCAAGTGAATATAGCTTTCTAAATCAGATAATTGCATAAACATACTCTATGGAGTCCACAAAACAGCTTTACCCGAATAGTCATTACCTGCAACCTGCCCAAGATCATTAATCGAATAAGCTGCAGAAGATGTGTAATCTATAATACCAAAAGTTCCAACATTACTTAAATCAGTCATTACAGAGTCTTTCCACAAAAAAGGATGAAATGTTTCTATGCTGCTGCCTGACCCTCCAACAATAACTCCTTCGTTATTTATGTCATATGCGTGTGAATTATTATTTTGACCGCCTAGTGTACCTAAATCTTTCATAACTCCATTTTCCCAAAGAAAAGCATGCTGTGATAAAGAGTCATCTCCAATGTATGAGTATCCTACAATTTGTCCCTTCTCATTTATTGCTTCAGGACCTGTAGATCCATATGTATCGGGATACGACACGTATGGACCGTAAATATAATTATTATATTCCCATTCTGTGAATTCACTAGGGAAAGAGACTTTTTTGGATTTACTGTTTAACGAACCCAAATCAGTAAAAACACCGTTTTCATATAAAAAGCTACGACACTGTCTATCCATGCCTTCAGTTGCTTCAATTCTTGCAATTCCAACTATTTGGCCTTTATTATTAATGTCAATTGGTATGAAATTTCCTAAATCTTTATAGGTGCCATTATCTATTAAAAAACCTGTAATCTTATAAGTGACAGGATCGGTATAATATCCGATTTTCTGACCTTTGTCATTAGTATAAAAATACCTGTAATCACTGGATGAAACATCTCCTTTATTCCATATGTAACCTCTTGTATACATTGTGGAATAATAATCAAAATAATCCGCATCCCAATCAACGAATCCCTCGTAACTCATAAAAAACTCACTCTGATCATTAATTCTACAAGCCCATGAAGCTTCATTGTTCAACTTACAAACATCTCCATCTTCCCATAAAACCGGATAATAACAATCACCTACATATGACCTCCCAACCACTTGTCCTTTACAGTTTATGCTACGTGCCTCAGAGTTACCTCCGAGAGTCCCTAAATCAAGAAAAGGTACAGGGGGCTTTAAGTTGGGCTCACCTAAGAATTTAATGCGAAAGGACTGTGCTGGAGGTTGTCCAGGATGAGTTGGCATCTTACTGGATACTGAAGCATCTGCTGCATCATATGCAGATTTAGCTGTAGTCGATTGCTCCAGAAATTTACTCAAAAAAAGGCTTGTTCTATCCCTTGCAATATAATGTTCAACATAGTCGGAAAAACCAAGGTATGTCCTTGCACCGGATTTTATAAAGGCATTTGCCATGGTTTCGTTATATGCAGATTTACAGCATCCCATTAATACCAAATTATTTACATAGATGTTTTGAAAATATTTTTCTATAAACGAAGGAAGCACAAAATAATTTGATCCAATTATTTTCTCTTTGTCTTCATCATATAGTGTAAAAATTGCCAGCCTGTGCATTTGCAAATCCCTCAAGATTTTGTCCTTTTCAACTGTTGAAGCACTGTCTTCATAGCTTTGAGCCAAGAAAAAACCAACCTGTCCTCCTACAGCACCATCACGCATTCCCCATAAAGGTTCACTTCTGAGGGTCTGAAATAAATTTTCTCCATGAGAAGATACACTGATAACACCATATTTATAAAGCTCTGTTCTAAGAAAACTTATTGTTACTTCCTTATCCTTAAGATAGGTTATATCAGAATCTCTAAACACATCAGCGTCGTTATATTTATATTTCTTTAAAGTCTCATATACATTAGGCTTATATGAATTCATGTCATTAGAATCATTAATTCCAAACTCATGCAACATCGGTGATAACATCAATACTTTCCTGTTGGCTATCCTTGGACCTTTGACCTCAGCAGGAGATTCGGGACTGAATAATATAGATTTATCATTACTGCCTGAGCTGCTTAAGGTATATGAGTTTTGAGCATTACTGTCAACCGTAGTGACAATTTCTGCTGAGGTTTGGTCAGTTGTAGGTGTATTAACCGATTCTTCAGATGTACTGTCAGTCTCATCCTTCTTCCTTATGGAAATAGCTCCAAGTATACCGTTTTTATATTCAAACCATATACTATCGCTGCCATCAGATACACCTGCCTGTTGTATTTTGGGATTGCTATTCAACTCAGAAAGCATTACATTTTTTGCACTTTCTATCCCTTCGGAGACTATTAATTCAACATACCTTTTCACTTGTTCTTCCTGGAAGGCACAGTTTTCTTTCATTTCCTCATCAGTTACCTTATTAAGTACACGCAAGTCAACACCTGCTGTCCTTTGGACTTTGTCCTGTGTAGCTTTTACAGTAAAATGCAAAGTTTGTGTTGTGCTATATGACATGTTCTTTTTAAAACTGTATATGTTATCGCCGGCCTTTTCATCTCCGTCTACTCCAGCATCATTCAAAACACCAAGTTTTTCAATTATAGTACCATTTTCATCGGTCTTGTTCAGTTCTATTGTCAGTTCGGAATCATACTCAAAATTAGAAATACCAGCAGTAAAAATAACATCCTCTGCTTGGTTGACAAACAAAGCATCAGGGTTTGCTTTTACAGAATCTATCTGCAATCCGCCTGAAGGGGAAGGTGTTGGAGTAATAGTTGGTGTAGCAGTTGCTTTAGGTGTAGAAACTAGTTTGTTTTGTGCTGGGAATTCGTTAATTATTCCAAGCAGGTACTGTCTCATAAAAGCAAAATCAATGGAGTTAAAACTTCCATTGCCGTCAACATCAGCAGCTTTAAGACCGTTTTCATAGGAAAACTCATTTATATTTCCAAGCAAATATTGTCTCATTAATCCAAAGTCTATAGAGTTTGCTGAACTGCTATTATCAATATCACCGAATATAATACTTGTTTCCTCTTCTTCAGGTGTTGATTGGTCAAACAGCCTTTTTGCCTCTTTTATTGCTTCTTTTTCGGATATCTGGACTTTTTTTGAAAGAATCTTCATATCCTTGTCTACAAATAAATAAGTAGGCGTAAAATACCAATTTGTATATGCATATCCGTTTGTGGTTTCATTATCCCGAACATATGTATATTTTTCTGCAAATGCCCTGTCGGTGTCTTTTAGCATATAATTGACGGCATCATACCCTTCGTATTCCTTTTCCGAATGAGTTATATTTATAACCTGTACATCAGGTAATTCTTCAATTATGCTATTTAAATTTTCGTCATACCAATTATATGCAATAAGCATATTTCTTCCCTTGAAAGTATTTAAATTAACATCCTTCCCATCCGGATCCTTTAATGTAAAATCAATAGTTTGACCAATTTCAGGGTAATTTTCACCATAATGTTTTAAGTCCAATAAATCAGAACCGTCATTTCGTGAATTGCATACCCAGCCATCAGGCAGGAGATCCCAGAAGTCATTTATGCAGAAGTATTGATGAGCAGTTACTTTTGTATAAAGTGGTACATCCCCTTTAATATAAGTAAGTTTAACTTGACTGGTTAATTCGTCATAAGACAGAGGTACCCATCCCTCAGGCAATACATCAGTTTCGAACGTTTTAGAGTACATATATTGCACATCGCCAAATTTGGCACCCTCAAGGCAGGTAATTGTGAAGGTCTCACTATCCATAGTAGTTAGAATCCATCCCATAGGTATCTTGGGAGGTAAAATATATCCTAAATAATTTTTAGGTAATTTTTTAATTGTCATTTGTGTTCCATAACCAGCACCACCAGATATATATTTAATATTGCATATTTTTTTTACCTCATCATAATTGTCAACAATCCATCCTTTTGGCAATGAATTATTACAGCTATCAGCTATATATTCATAGCTTATGGTTTCCTGATCACCGTATTTGGCACCATTAAGAAATTTGATAGTTAGCTTCCCTGAAGCTTTTTTATCATAAGTAGTAAAAACCCACCCTTCAGGGATGTCTTCAATAGAACTCGTGAGGGAATAGTAGCTCTTATCTTCGTCAATATCAATTTCTGTACCGTAGGCTGGGGTTCCTGCATATTGGATTGTTTTACCGTATTCAAACCATACCCAATTCTTAGAATTAGGTAATCGAAATTCTTCACCCTCTGAAAAATATATATCCAGTTTTGTTCCGATTGACTTTCGACCACCTATGTACATGATTTTATCTGCCGAAATAGATACCCAATTTTCAGGAAGGGGCGTTCCATCACTTGCTAGTTTAATATGTGGGGAAGTCAGTGTGTCTCCATAGGCGTATTGTTTCGATGAATACTTTCCAAGGTATTTAATAACTGCTTCCCTTGTAGTTGAATTATAATGTGTAACAATCCATCCGTCAGACAAGTAATAATCATAATCACGATAATCATAATAACCAGTTAATTTTGAATATTCGATATCTCCTGGTTTTGCATTTTTTATACACTTCATTTTTGACTCATTATTAGACTTATCAACTCCGATGCTTATCCATCCGGACTTTAACCATTCACGTGCCAATTTCTCAATTGTCCCATAACTTGCATCGCCTATAAATTTATCACTATATTCACAGGGAAGCCAAAAATTATGATATTTATAGCAATCTTCAGAATAAGCTTTATCTCCATATTTATAGCGGTATAACCCAGTATCTGAATTTATATTTACCGGGGTTTGACCTTCATATTTTATAGTGTAATATCCGTCTATCGTTATGTATTCTTTCCATTCCTTCGGAATATTCTCAAGAAAGCGAACCGGCTGTATAGATCCACTAGCAGCCCCTTTGACATACTTTATAATATAGCTTGTAGTTTTTGTGTTGCTGATATCAACAACTACCCAGTTTTCAGGCAGCATGTCCTTATTTATAGTGCTTTCGATGTCTCCGTATTTTGCTCCTCCTACATACTTAATTGTGTAATTTTGTTCACTTTTTTCTACTACAATCCATTCTTCATCCAGATTTTCAATGGAAGCGACAACCTTTGTATCACCATAGGATTGTGCCATAACTGTATTGCAAAAACCAATGATTGCAACTGCTAGTACTAAAACGAATAGATAGATCTTGTTTTTCATTGTTATCCCCCTAATAAATGATTTTGGCTATGATGGAAAACTCTATGCAATAAGAGTTATTCCCGACAAATGAAATTATAATTTCCAGTATTTGATATGTCAACGGATTTATATTCTGGAAAGTAATTCATCTTAGAAATTATCATAAAAATACTACAATGCTGAGGTCAATCCGTAACATTACATTCTAAGAGCGTATAGCATAATCTTACGATGAAAATAAAACTATAAAAAT is part of the Acetivibrio cellulolyticus CD2 genome and encodes:
- a CDS encoding phosphonate C-P lyase system protein PhnG yields the protein MTKQRLFKIMANAKSKIIAKMADKIKENYNITIIKEPTKTLTMIKMREPVKQSLFYIGEVIVTECIIELYGTKGFAVCMGDDFDKTLNMAIIDAAYNKGVFTDENLLLELECEQLLRLQKENAMHLKTMVSFKSMDSEVV
- a CDS encoding PhnE/PtxC family ABC transporter permease, which translates into the protein MSEIAIKAINILPQTKVCKRGKIRIKKQSQDRVINTFLIATLAISLLSFIPLDVNWIKLISRIGDLGIIFGKLSQLSLKNFDFTLIAFLETLSITILATIYSIIIGIIFGAFSARNLVKNRIVTTLLSSFFTFLRAVPTPVWVLLALVCLGLGPVPGVVGLSVHAIAFFSKAFSQSFENVPNETIEALEVTGASKLQIFFSAVLPSALSQIIAWSGLRFEINFKESAILGMVGAGGIGYAITNSMQGYEYGTAGLAILLVFVYAYLIELLFTTIKKKYI
- a CDS encoding PhnE/PtxC family ABC transporter permease, with product MRKTNKVSLINNREKNFYTYFLLVVTALFCIATYLIKFNPIKVVMSSSEVFRFIANDFLPPTLTKPTGIFEAIFVTLCLAISSTFVAGIFAFVASLFGSEKVSPFPKASMVIRAIATFLRNIPDLVWAFILFSALGIGTGVGFMALVITTFAFMTRAFIESIDEVSTDSTEGLLVVGSTFPQRVFQSIIPSCMQHFLSWFLYCIEVNIRASTIVGMVGGGGIGLVLFSYLKSFKYQTAAGIILIIAATIIIVDLLTGYLRKKVMENE
- the phnC gene encoding phosphonate ABC transporter ATP-binding protein, which produces MQKKVLAAKNITKKYPNGVVALNDISFDIGEGEFVVVIGPSGSGKSTLLRSLNKLIELSSGTITVDGDEITNKKGKFLRILRLKVAMIFQHYNLVYRLSVIQNVLHGRLGYMKGIKGVFGFYSEEDKLKAIELLNEIELGDYIYNRASELSGGQKQRVGIARAIMQDPKIILCDEPIASLDPSTSKIIMDMVFNMAKKRNITCIVNLHQIDVALKYATRIIGLSKGKIVFDGTPDKLDNATIERIYSTKIENLMIREELKHA
- a CDS encoding phosphate/phosphite/phosphonate ABC transporter substrate-binding protein — encoded protein: MKKLLTFGIISALALSMAACNSNILSTSNNSKTNEKFTVAYLPNESTEQNADARQGMAKDLGAALGMEVVEYQASDYNAVIEGMRTKKIDMAYFGPLSFCLAYDRAKAEAVGMKAKGGDKANATYKSVLIVKASSAIQSIKDIKGKTMAFVDPNSTSGNMIPSAEIMKNFPNEKLDMDSLHTNGKFFSAVSFSGKHQAGLQAVIKGDVDIAPISNAILASEIKAGNAKESDVRVIYSSEPIPSEPMAIRSDLPNEVKEKVKNFILSYANENYFEKVIGDKTARFVPCTVDDYKNIIELNRQLNK
- a CDS encoding class I tRNA ligase family protein, with protein sequence MDVFIGGAWPYANGSLHIGHIAALLPGDILARYFRLKGYNVCYVSGSDCHGTPIQIRANKEGVSPEQIANRYHNDFKGCFDKLGFSYDLYNQTNDPYHSSFVQDFFTNLLNSGYIYKKTIEQAYCESCDQFLPDRFVVGKCPNCGFYWDILHLTHQDKYMKLLQQIIKYFNFCIWI